A stretch of the Phyllopteryx taeniolatus isolate TA_2022b chromosome 5, UOR_Ptae_1.2, whole genome shotgun sequence genome encodes the following:
- the nup205 gene encoding nuclear pore complex protein Nup205 isoform X1, whose translation MGANLWGPLKELWETVEGAVLRRQPESFHVLDLQLKKHKPHFLSLFKNPPKSAEQREKVRKASTEGIAIQGQQGSRLLPEQLLSEAFILSDLFDVGELAALELLLAGEQQQSHFPGLTRGLVAVLLYWDGKLCVANSLRTLIQSRHGKTFTMDLSGELVSLMTHFTDELMSQGLTKRILTLVNEINLTREFERLQKERGLGNEKHRKGVADLIKESRQALADSLFAWTCQSPLTKDDTLALIAHLETVSAQADGSLDSVNLALVMALMYCLDVSFIEQGTEDREDLLQALPLLTERQYVSAVHSRLTDTQPWKLPGLQAVCRLTWALSLRVLSQLPQGAALVEFTEADEALADQAFLGDVFLFIKEGMLDCESFIQEEFYIRRLHSLITDFLALMPMKVKQLRNRADEDARLVHMSLQMDNEPPSSLRKDLDHLMMLIGEFYNKDPFGMELGLEYWCPTDPLQHNSLQGSYLGMALQRPPHKQVVLSKFVRQMGDLLPSTLYISYLRMLKGLANGPQCAHYCFSLLKTNGASHGDNIQGVAGSPVSWEHFFHSLMLYHENLRRDLPNPDAAHYRHPPLRGITQRELEGLTSFLQLLMTIITWSENARLALCEHPQWTPVVVMLGLLQCSVPPVLKAELLRCLAAFGKSPEIAASLWQSLEYTQILQTVRSPGQRQAAGIEVELNEIESSCEEYPLTRGFCHLISTLAESSLPLNLGAGLRVPGFQPYLNFLRDTVFLAFPTRAYRRPAEKWEVADATLEVFHKLLRDYEPQPSDFIQEMVELQGEQVPAHKPPGHSIMFHLLNDSPMLALCLSVLEEGVRQLDTYAPFPGKKHLESAVLHCLCLLDLTLQKEVVFMDLLRESQASLLVSPLEQLLQGVSPQTRRADHIVNVARYLYHNDSNPEAAFQSSKILRRIANYPNIQDRLVGDFTHDQVVSEKLMAGFVECLDNDEAEEGTETENGASPDSDSQKTVARIRHETQVHILNLLITSLELKTPNLALYLLGYEVKKRVSSTNLQDPGVLGCPRSCLHAILSLLQRGTEKRSGPVLTRHAPHLAELCYQVIHQLCACSETSGPTMRYLRTSQDFLFSHLQHLPFILPGDQIAALSQMSWLMKTAAIELRVTSLNRQRSHTQRLVNLLLDDQPHSQHAVEGESGMEEETRSVSGFLHFDSVSKVRRKLLTVLDAIDFSQDMPELLQLDFFERTQIEQVISNCEHINEQGHTVCNVKLLHRVLVAEVNALQGMAAIGQRPLLMEEVNSILQQVVERNRVRRSLSAKRHALQSWRSLVETLLTACPADLIAVEDRQLIIRDLLLDLHDKVLSEDAAGELMPIVAGAVFTLTAHLSQSVLSEHQQGAGLESSSGFASIANSALHLILRKLLDFILSTGGGYQRLRAHLYGSLLYYLQIAQKPEEPDTLQTAGRAMWERLTAPEDGFSKLQRENLTIIESYGRALMEVVCRDACDGHEISRMLALAVLDRILSIDRQNQWLVYVCNSGYLRSLVESLRQDDTALQSLLTPQPPLLKPLYIYESKIALLTRVAKTNQGAVELLRCGLVAQLIECQVFDMIPESESHRVMRDPSVFIPSPVDRYRQILLPTLRLFQVILTSTTMNHQQGAAQILQWLIVHADTIQSLLRSPELSIGALQELSLLTGIISKTALPGALETGGEVNGAALMEFQGHINRFQRLCLLLLSRLAGSERERLLKQAAITAAADSAERREEMEVAMQQVCANIMEYCQILLQQSSALPQFTICLFSPFGSEPAGRDGGRADLTSSLPNMAYSRSPSLGLVLFLLKNSAADFFRFHQSHRQSLGKLQSLDQLPPEELKELCQGLVHGPGGVEKISSVQRSLLANKRLVQLVNNRAKLLALCFYIIETCLFVLWRHLEYYLLHCTPTDPKDSPLPGAALYRSRLADDSFGSLQGSTGRGAISRVTKQDLELLKSDMAAGFGEALQRKLLEVEGLYSQVRSRYTFIQALVRRIRGLLRQLKS comes from the exons ATGG GAGCCAATCTGTGGGGACCACTAAAGGAGTTATGGGAGACAGTGGAGGGGGCTGTGTTGAGGAGACAGCCAGAGAGCTTCCATGTGCTCGACCTGCAGttgaaaaaacacaaaccacacTTTCTGTCCCTCTTTAAGAACCCG CCAAAGAGTGCAGAGCAGAGAGAGAAGGTGCGGAAAGCCAGCACAGAAGGCATCGCCATCCAGGGTCAGCAGGGGTCCCGACTCCTTCCGGAGCAGCTTCTTTCAGAGGCCTTTATCCTCAGTGATTTGTTTGACGTTGGAGAATTGGCAGCTCTGGAGCTTTTGTTGGCAG GTGAGCAGCAGCAATCCCACTTTCCAGGCTTGACACGTGGCTTGGTGGCGGTGCTCCTCTATTGGGATGGAAAGCTTTGTGTAGCCAACTCTCTGCGCACACTTATCCAGTCACGTCATGGCAAAACTTTTACTATGGACCTCAG CGGAGAGCTGGTGTCTTTGATGACACATTTCACAGATGAACTGATGAGCCAGGGATTGACTAAGCGCATCCTGACCTTGGTAAATGAGATCAATCTTACACGCGAGTTTGAGCGGCTGCAGAAGGAGCGAGGCCTTGGCAATGAAAAGCACAGGAAGGGG GTTGCAGACCTCATCAAAGAAAGCAGGCAGGCCCTAGCGGACAGCCTGTTTGCATGGACCTGCCAATCACCTTTGACTAAAGATGATACCCTGGCTCTCATTGCCCACCTGGAAACAGTATCGGCTCAAGCTGATGGCTCACTGGACAGTGTGAACCTGGCTCTGGTCATGGCACTGATGTACTGTTTGGATGTCAGCTTcattgagcaaggcactgaggATAGAGAAG ATCTGCTCCAGGCGCTGCCGCTGCTCACAGAGAGACAGTATGTGTCAGCAGTGCACAGTCGTTTGACGGACACGCAGCCATGGAAGCTTCCCGGCCTGCAGGCTGTGTGTCGCTTGACTTGGGCTCTTTCTCTGAGGGTGCTGTCCCAGCTGCCACAGGGTGCAG CCCTCGTGGAGTTCACTGAAGCAGACGAGGCGCTGGCAGACCAGGCCTTCCTGGGAGATGTCTTCCTCTTCATTAAAGAGGGCATGCTTGATTGTGAGAGTTTCATCCAGGAGGAGTTTTACATCCGCCGCCTCCATTCACTCATCACAGATTTTCTGGCACTAATGCCAATGAAG GTGAAGCAGTTACGTAACCGTGCAGATGAGGATGCCCGTTTGGTGCATATGTCCTTACAAATGGACAATGAGCCTCCATCATCATTGCGCAAGGACTTGGACCACCTCATGATGCTT ataGGAGAGTTCTACAATAAAGATCCATTCGGAATGGAGTTGGGTCTGGAGTACTGGTGTCCCACAGACCCCCTCCAACACAACTCACTGCAAGGATCCTACCTGGGAATGGCACTGCAAAGGCCTCCACATAAACAG GTCGTTCTGTCCAAGTTTGTGCGTCAAATGGGAGACCTTCTGCCCTCCACCCTCTATATCTCTTATCTCCGGATGCTGAAAGGTCTTGCCAATGGTCCTCAGTGTGCTCACTACTGCTTCAGCCTGCTGAAAACCAATGGAGCTTCACATG GTGATAACATCCAGGGAGTAGCAGGCAGTCCAGTGTCATGGGAGCATTTTTTCCACTCCCTCATGCTCTACCATGAGAATCTGCGACGAGACCTACCAAATCCTGATGCAGCCCATTATCGCCACCCACCTCTACGGGGCATCACTCAACGAGAACTGGAAGGACTCACCTCATTTTTGCAGTTACTCATGACAATTATTACATGG AGTGAAAATGCTCGCCTGGCATTGTGTGAGCACCCCCAGTGGACACCTGTGGTGGTGATGCTGGGGCTGTTACAGTGCAGCGTTCCACCTGTCCTGAAAGCTGAGCTTCTTCGCTGCCTGGCAGCCTTCGGCAAATCTCCCGAAATCGCTGCTTCACTCTGGCAGTCACTAGAGTACACGCAG ATTCTTCAAACGGTACGTAGCCCAGGACAAAGACAGGCAGCAGGAATTGAG GTGGAGCTTAACGAGATCGAGTCAAGTTGTGAGGAGTACCCTCTGACACGGGGCTTCTGTCATCTAATAAGTACATTAGCGGAGAGCAGCCTTCCCCTTAATTTGGGCGCAGGTCTGCGTGTGCCAGGCTTCCAGCCCTACCTGAATTTCTTGCGTGACACTGTCTTCCTGGCTTTCCCCACGAGAGCATATCGACGTCCAGCTGAGAAG TGGGAAGTAGCTGACGCTACACTTGAAGTGTTCCACAAGCTGCTGCGGGATTACGAGCCGCAGCCGTCAGACTTCATCCAGGAGATGGTGGAGCTTCAGGGTGAGCAGGTCCCAGCCCACAAGCCACCAGGCCACAGCATCATGTTCCACCTGCTCAACGACTCGCCCATGTTGGCGCTCTGCCTCAGTGTGTTGGAGGAGGGTGTACGCCAGCTGGACACCTATGCCCCCTTCCCTG GCAAGAAGCACCTGGAGTCCGCAGTACTGCATTGCCTCTGCCTGCTAGACCTGACCCTGCAGAAGGAGGTGGTGTTCATGGACCTCCTCAGGGAGAGCCAAGCCTCTCTTTTGGTTTCCCCACTGGAGCAGCTCTTACAAGGGGTCAGTCCTCAAACCCGCAGAGCAGATCACATTGTCAATGTGGCCAG ATATCTCTACCACAATGACTCCAACCCCGAGGCCGCCTTCCAGAGTTCTAAAATCTTACGTCGCATCGCAAACTACCCAAACATTCAAGATAGGCTTGTTGGAGATTTCACACATGACCAG GTTGTGAGTGAAAAGCTGATGGCAGGCTTCGTGGAGTGTCTGGATAATGACGAGGCAGAAGAAGGAACAGAGACAGAAAATGGTGCATCACCAG ATTCAGATTCCCAAAAGACGGTGGCACGAATCAGACATGAAACCCAGGTTCATATCCTTAACTTACTCATCACCTCTTTGGAGCTGAAGACGCCCAATCTGGCATTGTATCTACTCGGCTATGAAGTCAAGAAGCGGGTGTCCTCCACCAATCTGCAGGATCCAG GTGTGTTAGGGTGCCCGCGGAGTTGCCTGCATGCCATCCTGAGTCTCCTGCAGAGAGGTACTGAAAAAAGATCAGGACCTGTCCTCACTCGACATGCTCCACACCTGGCAGAGCTCTGCTACCAG GTGATCCACCAACTGTGTGCCTGCTCTGAAACATCTGGACCCACAATGCGCTATTTGAGGACGAGCCAGGACTTCCTGTTCTCTCATCTGCAACACCTACCTTTTATCCTTCCTG GTGACCAGATTGCTGCCCTGTCCCAGATGTCTTGGCTCATGAAAACAGCTGCCATCGAGCTGAGGGTGACATCACTGAACCGCCAGCGCTCACATACGCAGCGCCTCGTCAACCTGCTGCTCGATGACCAGCCACACTCACAGCATGCAG TTGAAGGAGAATCTGGCATGGAGGAAGAAACGAGATCAGTCAGTGGTTTCTTACATTTTGACTCCGTTTCCAAAG TACGCAGGAAGTTGTTGACTGTGTTGGATGCCATCGACTTCAGCCAAGATATGCCTGAGCTGCTGCAGCTGGACTTTTTTGAGCGTACTCAGATCGAACAAGTCATCTCCAACTGTGAACACATCAATGAGCAAGGACACACTGTGTGCAATGTGAAG TTGCTCCATAGAGTGCTTGTTGCTGAGGTGAATGCTCTGCAAGGGATGGCAGCCATTGGACAGAGACCCCTGTTAATGGAG GAGGTGAACTCGATCCTGCAGCAGGTTGTGGAACGTAACCGTGTCCGACGGAGTCTGAGTGCAAAGAGACATGCACTCCAGTCCTGGAGGAGCCTGGTGGAGACACTGCTGACCGCCTGCCCTGCTGACCTCATAGCAGTAGAAGATAGACAGCTAATCATCAGAGACCTGCTTTTAGACCTGCATGATAAG GTTTTATCCGAGGATGCAGCTGGAGAACTGATGCCTATTGTAGCTGGGGCTGTCTTCACTCTGACTGCTCACCTCAGCCAATCAGTGCTATCTGAGCACCAGCAAGGGGCAGGATTAGAATCCTCATCCGGTTTTGCCTCAATAGCGAACTCCGCCCTTCATCTTATCCTTCGCAAGCTACTGGACTTCATCCTTTCTACTG GAGGAGGATACCAGCGTCTACGCGCACACCTGTATGGTTCTTTGCTGTACTACCTTCAAATTGCTCAAAAACCTGAGGAACCAGATACTTTGCAGACTG CTGGGAGGGCAATGTGGGAGCGTCTAACAGCACCCGAGGATGGCTTTTCCAAACTGCAGCGAGAGAACCTCACTATCATCGAGAGCTACGGCAGGGCACTAATGGAGGTGGTGTGCAGGGATGCATGCGACGGCCATGAAATTAGCAGG ATGCTAGCTCTGGCAGTGCTGGACCGAATCCTGTCCATCGACCGTCAGAACCAGTGGCTGGTGTACGTTTGCAACAGCGGCTACCTCCGCTCGCTAGTGGAGAGCCTGAGGCAGGACGACACGGCCCTGCAGAGCTTGCTCACACCTCAGCCTCCCCTCCTCAAGCCACTCTACATCTATGAGAGCAAGATC GCCCTGCTGACCCGCGTGGCCAAGACGAACCAGGGTGCTGTCGAGCTGCTCCGCTGCGGACTGGTAGCACAGCTGATTGAGTGTCAGGTGTTTGACATGATACCCGAGAGTGAATCTCACAG GGTGATGCGGGACCCGTCAGTTTTCATCCCCAGCCCTGTGGACCGGTACAGACAGATTCTTTTACCCACCCTGAGGCTCTTCCAGGTGATACTCACCTCGACCACTATGAATCACCAGCAAGGGGCAGCACAG ATCCTCCAGTGGCTGATAGTCCACGCAGACACCATCCAGTCACTGTTACGCTCTCCCGAGCTCAGCATAGGAGCGTTGCAGGAGCTCTCTTTGCTTACTGGGATCATCAGTAAGACAGCTCTACCAG GGGCCCTCGAGACGGGCGGAGAGGTCAACGGTGCTGCTCTAATGGAGTTTCAAGGTCACATCAACAGATTCCAG CGATTATGCCTATTGCTGCTCAGCCGCCTGGCAGGCAGTGAGCGAGAGAGGTTACTGAAGCAAGCGGCGATTACTGCAGCTGCAGACTCGGCAGAACGGAGAGAAGAGATGGAGGTGGCCATGCAACAA GTTTGTGCTAACATCATGGAGTACTGCCAAATCCTGCTGCAGCAGAGCTCGGCCCTGCCCCAGTTCACCATCTGCCTGTTCAGCCCGTTTGGCAGCGAGCCGGCTGGCAGGGACGGAGGGCGCGCAG ATCTGACGTCCAGCCTGCCCAACATGGCGTACTCGCGGTCCCCCAGTCTGGGCCTGGTGCTCTTCCTCCTCAAGAACAGCGCCGCCGACTTCTTCCGCTTCCACCAGAGTCACAGGCAGAGTCTGGGAAAGCTGCAGAGTCTGGATCAGCTGCCCCCCGAGGAGCTCAAGGAG TTGTGCCAGGGCCTGGTGCACGGTCCAGGGGGGGTGGAGAAAATCTCGTCGGTGCAAAGAAGTCTGCTGGCCAACAAAAGACTGGTGCAACTCGTCAACAATCGAGCCAAGCTGCTGGCCCTCTGCTTCT ACATCATCGAGACTTGTCTATTTGTGCTGTGGCGCCACCTGGAGTATTACCTGCTGCACTGCACCCCCACCGACCCAAAGGACTCCCCGCTGCCCGGCGCAGCGTTGTATCGATCTCGCCTTGCCGATG aCTCGTTTGGCAGTCTGCAGGGAAGCACCGGCCGTGGAGCCATCTCGCGGGTCACGAAGCAAGATTTAGAGCTG TTGAAGAGTGACATGGCCGCTGGTTTTGGAGAGGCTCTCCAGAGGAAACTTCTGGAGGTGGAAGGCTTGTACAGCCAAGTGCGCTCCCGCTACACCTTCATCCAGGCTCTTGTACGCAGGATCCGAGGCCTCCTGAGACAGCTAAAAAGCTGA